In the genome of Candidatus Neomarinimicrobiota bacterium, the window GGATTAGGCGCGGACTTCGCCCGGCAGCTTGCAGAGAAAGGAATGAACGTCATACTCGTCGCGCGGCGGGTACATAATATGGAAGAAATCGCCCGGGAGATAGAGGAGAGTTATGGCGTCAAAACTCTTGTAATCGGTCAGGATTTGACCGAGCCGGCGGCTGTCGAGAATATTAGGGATAAAGTGGG includes:
- a CDS encoding SDR family NAD(P)-dependent oxidoreductase, with translation MDKNWTVRYGKWALVTGASSGLGADFARQLAEKGMNVILVARRVHNMEEIAREIEESYGVKTLVIGQDLTEPAAVENIRDKVG